Proteins encoded in a region of the uncultured Fibrobacter sp. genome:
- a CDS encoding FISUMP domain-containing protein translates to MKTFSQNKKGNVIARLLKASAAISTCVFFVACGGDSSSSEPDSGDVQQEDSSSSSDTDSIPTYKSEDDLPNCSKSRKGSLVLLNDDAMLCNDGKWQDLGNAYETSSDVPKCTKKREGETAFVLDEYQALVCNDGKWTEDEDVEDVVVKPEAKSSSSGKSNAKSSSSGKNESVSSSSGKEKANSSSSESSDEEDPEEYDDPWEEVTGSFTDSRDGKTYKTVRMGDQVWFAENLNYDDGHGLCPMLEAENCEKYGRLYNFEGRDAKMYTYSSSNYLSLCPEGWHVPDSLEWKKLISHVTSFNDGEPVGVSLKTTTGWYTEGDTVNIEGNGSPIGSEDSTRIGATRGTDRFGFSALPAGSCWDVGDCYVGDDTRFYFKGERGSFGGSYKLAFDKDDLIYSEDGAHGWISVRCLQNPVVEIDSIPTVDVVDTLVWMVEDLTHNGSVEFPLQDALYACPAGWRLPTERELMDVVQMSGKINYSFEQGKELKYFATNSYGNGISLTCSGNRFMCNVGILNSDDKSARRVRCVYEDVHITASKCECTSEVDPSNTSVTWSVSGCKKGSNKISGYSWDFGGQSAGVTISGAQATKTFDALESVTPLVKVNNKMKVGDEYVNIPQRLSCPTVRAGYTESAVIFTNDVRDNVELEGGITYTAVLDGGCSAGYSSPRLTCQYSSGDPATVTVGDKNFSGSGWVILGNLDSSICNEEFSISVSEDMRCSISF, encoded by the coding sequence ATGAAGACATTCTCTCAAAACAAAAAAGGCAACGTCATTGCGCGCTTGCTGAAAGCAAGCGCGGCAATCTCTACGTGCGTATTCTTCGTGGCCTGCGGTGGCGATTCTAGCAGCAGTGAGCCGGATTCAGGTGACGTACAGCAAGAGGATTCTTCAAGTAGCTCGGATACGGATTCCATTCCGACTTACAAGTCCGAAGACGATCTGCCCAACTGCTCTAAGTCTCGCAAGGGAAGTCTGGTCCTATTGAATGACGATGCCATGCTTTGCAACGATGGCAAGTGGCAAGATTTGGGAAATGCCTACGAGACAAGTAGCGACGTTCCTAAGTGCACTAAGAAGCGCGAAGGCGAAACGGCATTTGTTCTGGATGAATACCAGGCGCTGGTCTGTAATGACGGAAAATGGACCGAAGATGAGGATGTTGAAGACGTCGTGGTAAAGCCTGAGGCGAAGTCTTCATCGAGCGGCAAGTCCAACGCTAAGAGTTCTAGCAGTGGCAAAAACGAGTCCGTCAGCTCTAGCAGCGGCAAAGAAAAGGCGAATAGCTCTAGTAGCGAAAGCAGCGACGAGGAGGATCCTGAAGAATACGATGATCCGTGGGAAGAGGTGACAGGCTCGTTCACGGATTCTCGTGATGGCAAGACTTACAAGACCGTTCGAATGGGCGATCAGGTGTGGTTTGCTGAGAACCTGAACTACGACGACGGTCACGGATTGTGCCCGATGTTGGAGGCTGAAAACTGCGAAAAGTATGGGCGCCTATACAATTTTGAAGGGCGCGATGCAAAAATGTATACCTATTCCAGCTCTAATTATTTGTCACTTTGCCCTGAAGGTTGGCATGTCCCTGATTCACTGGAATGGAAAAAATTGATTTCGCATGTGACCTCGTTTAATGATGGCGAACCTGTCGGAGTGAGCCTGAAGACGACAACCGGTTGGTACACCGAAGGTGATACGGTAAACATTGAAGGAAACGGATCTCCAATAGGTAGTGAAGATTCAACACGAATCGGTGCGACTAGGGGAACAGACCGCTTTGGCTTTAGCGCACTCCCTGCGGGCAGCTGCTGGGATGTGGGCGACTGCTATGTTGGCGATGACACCCGCTTCTATTTCAAGGGGGAGCGAGGGTCGTTTGGTGGTAGTTACAAGCTCGCCTTCGATAAAGACGATTTGATCTATAGCGAAGATGGTGCTCATGGTTGGATTTCGGTGCGTTGTTTGCAGAATCCTGTTGTAGAAATAGATTCGATACCGACTGTTGATGTTGTAGATACCCTAGTCTGGATGGTTGAGGACCTAACACATAATGGTTCTGTCGAATTCCCGCTGCAAGATGCACTTTATGCCTGCCCAGCAGGTTGGCGCCTGCCTACGGAACGCGAATTGATGGATGTTGTGCAAATGTCAGGGAAAATAAACTATTCATTCGAACAGGGAAAAGAACTCAAATACTTTGCGACAAATAGCTATGGAAATGGAATATCTCTAACCTGTAGTGGCAATCGATTTATGTGCAACGTCGGTATTCTTAACTCCGATGACAAATCGGCTAGACGTGTTCGCTGTGTCTATGAGGATGTTCACATCACCGCTTCGAAATGCGAATGTACTTCGGAAGTAGATCCGTCAAACACGTCTGTCACCTGGAGTGTTTCCGGTTGCAAGAAAGGCAGTAATAAAATTTCTGGCTATTCCTGGGATTTCGGTGGCCAATCTGCTGGCGTAACGATTTCCGGTGCCCAGGCGACGAAAACGTTTGATGCGCTTGAGTCTGTGACTCCGCTGGTTAAAGTCAATAACAAGATGAAAGTGGGTGACGAATACGTTAATATTCCGCAAAGGCTGTCTTGCCCGACGGTTCGTGCAGGTTACACCGAGTCCGCTGTTATATTCACCAATGATGTGAGGGATAATGTAGAACTCGAAGGAGGTATAACTTATACTGCCGTATTGGATGGTGGATGCAGCGCTGGATATAGCTCTCCTCGCCTTACTTGTCAATATTCTAGTGGAGATCCCGCTACTGTTACCGTTGGGGACAAAAACTTCTCAGGATCGGGGTGGGTTATATTAGGCAATTTAGACTCAAGCATCTGTAATGAAGAATTCTCTATCTCGGTATCCGAAGATATGAGATGTAGCATTAGTTTTTAG
- a CDS encoding DNA repair helicase XPB yields MNPNGAIIVQSNMEIMVEVDAPTYEAARDAIAPFTELVKSPEHLHTYKISPLSLWNAASTGLRALEVLERLEGQSRFPIPETVVTEIQDYMDRYGLLRLKKEDGKLIVESDDKYMFTEICHLKEVEPYILQFIDDLHAEVDPERRGHLKMALTNAGFPVEDLAGYTVGDPLPIHLRETTVGGKPFALRDYQKEAAQVFYASGSEKGGSGVIVLPCGSGKTVIGLATMALVQTKTLILTPNISASRQWIREICDKTDLTLDQVKEYSGEVKEIGPVTVATYQILTQRKRTKKAENEKAESDLDDLTEEEVKKELANFPLFSQEKWGLMIYDEVHLLPAPVFRLSTEMQATRRLGLTATLVREDHKETEVFSLIGPKKYDIPWRILEAQGWIATADCNEIRIPMEAELKMKYALAPVREKITLASTNPEKTDIVERLLKYFDKPDDRVLIIGQYIDQLEALSEDLQIPLITGKTPNKDREKLYAAFRNGSQKNLMVSKVGNFAIDLPDANVLIQISGTFGSRQEEAQRLGRVLRPKSDGGAAHFYSIVTQDSKEQEFAMNRQLFLTEQGYAYKIIKRGDWDILCRTPEELAARAKA; encoded by the coding sequence ATGAATCCGAATGGCGCCATTATTGTTCAGAGTAATATGGAAATTATGGTGGAAGTTGATGCTCCCACCTACGAAGCTGCCCGCGACGCAATTGCCCCTTTCACCGAACTGGTCAAGAGCCCCGAGCATCTGCATACTTACAAGATTAGTCCCCTCAGCCTGTGGAACGCTGCTTCGACGGGGCTTCGTGCACTGGAAGTTCTGGAACGCCTCGAAGGCCAGAGCCGATTCCCGATTCCTGAAACCGTGGTGACTGAAATTCAGGACTATATGGACCGCTATGGTCTGTTGCGCCTTAAAAAAGAGGATGGCAAGCTGATTGTCGAATCCGACGACAAGTACATGTTTACCGAAATTTGCCACCTCAAGGAAGTGGAACCGTACATTCTCCAGTTTATCGATGACCTGCACGCTGAGGTGGATCCGGAACGTCGTGGCCACTTGAAAATGGCTCTCACGAATGCGGGTTTCCCGGTCGAGGACTTGGCTGGTTACACCGTGGGTGATCCGCTCCCGATTCACCTGCGTGAAACGACGGTGGGCGGAAAGCCGTTTGCCCTCCGCGATTACCAGAAAGAAGCTGCCCAGGTGTTCTACGCGAGCGGTTCCGAGAAGGGTGGTTCGGGCGTGATCGTGCTGCCTTGCGGTTCGGGTAAGACCGTGATTGGTCTTGCCACGATGGCTTTGGTACAAACTAAGACCTTGATTTTGACGCCGAATATTTCTGCCTCCCGTCAGTGGATTCGCGAAATTTGCGACAAGACGGACTTGACGCTCGACCAGGTGAAGGAATACTCCGGCGAAGTCAAGGAAATTGGCCCCGTGACGGTGGCGACCTACCAGATTTTGACTCAGCGCAAGCGTACCAAGAAGGCCGAAAACGAAAAGGCTGAATCGGACTTGGACGATTTGACTGAAGAAGAAGTCAAGAAGGAACTCGCGAATTTCCCGCTGTTCAGCCAGGAAAAGTGGGGCCTGATGATTTACGACGAAGTGCACTTGCTGCCGGCTCCGGTGTTCCGCCTGAGTACCGAAATGCAGGCCACTCGCCGCCTGGGCCTTACCGCGACGCTTGTGCGTGAAGACCACAAGGAAACCGAAGTGTTCAGCTTGATTGGCCCGAAAAAGTACGATATTCCGTGGCGTATTTTGGAAGCGCAGGGCTGGATTGCAACTGCCGACTGTAATGAAATCCGCATTCCGATGGAAGCGGAACTCAAGATGAAGTACGCGCTTGCTCCGGTGCGTGAAAAGATTACGCTTGCTTCCACAAACCCCGAAAAGACCGACATTGTGGAACGCCTGCTCAAGTATTTCGACAAGCCTGATGACCGTGTGCTGATTATCGGCCAGTACATCGACCAGCTCGAAGCCCTCTCCGAAGACTTGCAGATTCCGCTGATTACGGGTAAGACGCCGAACAAGGATCGCGAAAAACTTTATGCCGCCTTCCGTAACGGTAGCCAGAAAAACCTAATGGTTTCGAAGGTGGGTAACTTCGCCATCGACTTGCCGGATGCCAACGTGCTCATCCAGATTTCGGGTACTTTCGGTAGCCGCCAGGAAGAAGCCCAGCGCCTTGGCCGTGTGCTTCGTCCCAAGAGCGACGGCGGTGCAGCGCATTTCTACAGCATCGTGACGCAGGATTCCAAGGAACAGGAATTCGCCATGAACCGTCAGCTGTTCTTGACCGAACAGGGGTACGCTTACAAGATTATCAAGCGCGGCGACTGGGATATTCTGTGCCGTACCCCCGAAGAACTTGCCGCAAGAGCGAAAGCGTAG
- the purT gene encoding formate-dependent phosphoribosylglycinamide formyltransferase produces the protein MAEIGTPLSSSATKVLFCGAGELGKEVIIEMMRLGVEVIAVDRYANAPGMQVAHRSHVINMLDGAELRRVIELEKPDYIVPEVEAIATDTLVEMEKEGYNVIPTAKATKLTMNREGIRRLAAEELGIKTSPYRFADNFEDFKAAVKEIGIPCVIKPVMSSSGHGQSVIKTEADIQKSWDISQHEGRTGHASRVIVEGFVPFDYEITLLTVRHVAGTSFLEPIGHHQVGGDYQESWQPQPMKPELLEQAKVIAKKVTDALGGRGIFGVELFVCKDEVLFSEVSPRPHDTGMVTLISQDLSEFALHARAILGLPIPNIAFHGPSASKAIVVDGNSDHVKFGGLEEVLAEPDTALRLFGKPELKGHRRLGVLLARRNTVEEAKAQVMAMREKVKVTL, from the coding sequence ATGGCAGAAATCGGTACACCTCTAAGTTCTAGTGCAACCAAGGTCCTCTTTTGCGGGGCCGGCGAACTGGGTAAAGAAGTTATCATCGAAATGATGCGTCTCGGCGTCGAAGTCATTGCCGTAGACCGCTATGCCAATGCTCCTGGCATGCAGGTGGCTCACCGCAGCCACGTGATTAACATGCTCGACGGAGCAGAACTCCGCCGCGTGATTGAACTTGAAAAGCCCGACTATATTGTTCCCGAAGTCGAAGCCATTGCGACCGACACGCTCGTGGAAATGGAAAAGGAAGGCTACAACGTCATTCCGACGGCCAAGGCTACCAAGCTTACCATGAACCGCGAAGGGATCCGCCGCCTCGCTGCCGAAGAACTCGGCATCAAGACGAGCCCGTACCGCTTCGCCGACAATTTTGAAGACTTCAAGGCGGCCGTCAAGGAAATCGGTATCCCGTGCGTGATCAAGCCGGTCATGAGTTCCTCGGGCCATGGCCAGAGTGTCATCAAGACCGAAGCCGATATTCAGAAGTCCTGGGATATTTCTCAGCACGAGGGCCGCACGGGCCACGCCAGTCGCGTGATTGTCGAAGGCTTTGTGCCGTTCGATTACGAAATTACTTTGCTCACGGTTCGCCATGTGGCGGGCACGAGCTTCCTGGAACCGATCGGTCACCACCAGGTGGGCGGCGACTATCAGGAATCCTGGCAGCCGCAGCCGATGAAGCCGGAACTCTTGGAACAGGCCAAGGTGATTGCAAAGAAGGTGACCGACGCTCTCGGCGGTCGTGGCATCTTCGGTGTCGAGCTCTTTGTTTGCAAGGACGAAGTTCTGTTCAGCGAAGTGTCCCCGCGTCCGCACGATACCGGCATGGTGACGCTCATCAGCCAGGACCTCTCCGAATTTGCGCTGCATGCTCGCGCTATTCTCGGCCTGCCCATCCCGAACATCGCGTTCCACGGCCCGAGTGCCTCGAAGGCGATCGTGGTTGATGGCAATTCCGACCATGTGAAGTTTGGCGGCCTCGAAGAAGTGCTTGCTGAACCTGACACTGCGCTCCGCCTGTTCGGCAAGCCCGAACTCAAGGGCCACCGTCGCCTGGGCGTGCTGCTTGCTCGCCGCAACACCGTGGAAGAGGCCAAGGCGCAAGTCATGGCGATGCGCGAAAAAGTCAAGGTGACTCTGTAG